Proteins encoded in a region of the Coffea eugenioides isolate CCC68of chromosome 4, Ceug_1.0, whole genome shotgun sequence genome:
- the LOC113768982 gene encoding auxin-responsive protein SAUR72-like, which yields MDTGKSKWKNNSMIKKLVVSLSFQSIQAKPSRMEGAAIISLSKSKSWHCTGAAEKSQQNHDDQYRTRYKVAPKGCFSVYVGPEKQRFVIKAECANHPLFKMLLDDAALEYGYSNEGPLLLPCDVDLFYKVLAEMDCGKEATVDDSDSSAGGGFACGSCSPFTPARRHRNGTISEVYSPYGLLTPPRLLKMNHF from the coding sequence ATGGATACTGGAAAGAGCAAGTGGAAGAACAATTCAATGATCAAGAAATTGGTGGTTTCTTTATCATTTCAAAGCATTCAGGCAAAACCTTCAAGAATGGAGGGTGCTGCTATCATTTCTTTGTCGAAGAGTAAATCATGGCATTGTACTGGGGCAGCtgaaaaatctcaacaaaatcaTGATGATCAGTACAGAACAAGGTATAAAGTTGCTCCTAAAGGTTGTTTTTCAGTGTATGTTGGTCCTGAGAAACAAAGGTTTGTGATCAAGGCAGAATGTGCTAATCATCCATTGTTCAAGATGCTGCTTGACGATGCTGCATTGGAGTATGGGTATAGCAATGAAGGCCCTCTTTTGCTTCCATGTGATGTTGATCTTTTTTACAAAGTCTTAGCTGAGATGGATTGTGGCAAGGAGGCCACGGTTGATGATTCTGATTCATCAGCTGGTGGTGGATTTGCATGTGGCTCCTGCAGTCCTTTCACTCCGGCACGGCGTCATCGAAACGGCACCATCTCTGAAGTTTATAGTCCATATGGACTTCTCACTCCACCCCGGTTGCTGAAGATGAATCACTTCTGA